One region of Streptomyces sp. NBC_00442 genomic DNA includes:
- a CDS encoding NADH-quinone oxidoreductase subunit D — MTETTVGIGGGAESTDMVLNIGPQHPSTHGVLRLKLVLDGERIQQAEPVIGYMHRGAEKLFEARDYRQIVMLANRHDWLSAFSNELGVVMAVERMLGMEVPERAVWTRTLLAELNRVLNHLMFLGSYPLELGGITPVFHAFREREELQAVMEEVSGGRMHYMFNRVGGLKEDLPLGWLGRVRHAVASVRSRMDVYDRLVLGNEIFRGRTRNVGVLSAEAVHAYGVSGPIARASGVDFDLRRDEPYLAYGDLQDTLKVVTRTEGDCLARFECLLEQTHNALDLADACLDRMADLAPGPINQRLPKVLKAPEGQTYAWTENPLGINGYYLVSKGEKTPYRLKLRSASFNNIQALAVLLPGTLVADMVAILGSLFFVVGDIDK, encoded by the coding sequence ATGACGGAGACGACGGTCGGCATCGGCGGCGGAGCGGAAAGCACCGACATGGTGCTCAACATCGGCCCCCAGCACCCCTCCACCCACGGAGTGCTACGCCTCAAACTCGTCCTCGACGGCGAACGCATCCAGCAGGCCGAGCCGGTCATCGGATACATGCACCGCGGCGCCGAGAAGCTCTTCGAGGCCCGCGACTACCGCCAGATCGTGATGCTGGCCAACCGCCACGACTGGCTCTCCGCGTTCTCGAACGAGCTCGGCGTCGTCATGGCCGTGGAGCGGATGCTCGGCATGGAGGTCCCCGAGCGCGCCGTATGGACCCGCACCCTGCTCGCCGAGCTGAACCGCGTCCTCAACCACCTGATGTTCCTCGGCTCGTACCCGCTGGAGCTCGGCGGCATCACCCCGGTCTTCCACGCCTTCCGCGAGCGCGAGGAACTCCAGGCCGTGATGGAGGAGGTCTCCGGCGGCCGCATGCACTACATGTTCAACCGCGTGGGCGGCCTGAAGGAGGACCTGCCCCTCGGCTGGCTCGGCCGGGTCCGGCACGCCGTCGCCTCGGTGCGTTCGCGCATGGACGTGTACGACCGCCTCGTCCTCGGCAACGAGATCTTCCGCGGCCGCACCAGGAACGTCGGCGTGCTGTCCGCCGAGGCCGTCCACGCGTACGGCGTGAGCGGCCCGATCGCCCGCGCCTCCGGCGTCGACTTCGACCTGCGCCGCGACGAGCCGTACCTCGCGTACGGGGACCTCCAGGACACCCTCAAGGTCGTCACCCGCACCGAGGGCGACTGCCTCGCCCGCTTCGAGTGCCTCCTGGAGCAGACCCACAACGCGCTCGACCTCGCCGACGCCTGCCTCGACAGGATGGCGGATCTCGCGCCCGGCCCGATCAACCAGCGGCTTCCCAAGGTCCTCAAGGCACCCGAGGGACAGACCTACGCCTGGACCGAGAACCCGCTCGGGATCAACGGCTACTACCTCGTCAGCAAGGGCGAGAAGACGCCGTACCGGCTGAAGCTGCGCTCGGCCTCGTTCAACAACATCCAGGCCCTCGCCGTGCTGCTGCCGGGGACACTCGTAGCCGACATGGTGGCGATCCTCGGGTCGCTGTTCTTCGTCGTGGGCGACATCGACAAGTAG
- a CDS encoding ABC transporter substrate-binding protein codes for MSKILRTTGAVLGTLALAGTLAACGGDSLEKSKDKSSSSTTGGSSSTGGGKKGSLVIGAAGFTESAVLAELYAQVLSDAGYATSVTTVKNRELYEPALEKGEIDVVPEYAATLTEFLNAKVNGDKAKDKPLASSDVSATLGELTKLAGPRGLKVLPAGGAVDQNAFAVTKEFAAKNNLKSLSDLGASKTKVKIAAGDECKVRPFCEPGLTSTYGIDVTGIDPKGVGTPGAKQAVKDGVDQLVLTTTTDATLDTYGLVLLQDDKKLQNADNVLPVVNAKDAGAPEIADALGKLTKALTTDDLVGLNRKVDAERAKPADVAKQYLQSKGLIKK; via the coding sequence ATGAGCAAGATCCTTCGTACGACCGGTGCGGTCCTCGGCACGCTGGCACTGGCCGGCACGCTCGCCGCGTGTGGCGGCGACAGCCTGGAGAAGAGCAAGGACAAGAGCAGTTCAAGCACGACCGGCGGTTCGAGCAGTACGGGCGGCGGCAAGAAGGGCTCGCTGGTGATCGGCGCGGCCGGCTTCACCGAGTCGGCGGTGCTCGCGGAGCTGTACGCGCAGGTCCTGTCCGACGCCGGGTACGCGACGTCGGTGACCACGGTCAAGAACCGGGAACTGTACGAACCCGCCCTGGAGAAGGGCGAGATCGACGTCGTTCCGGAATACGCGGCCACGCTCACCGAATTCCTCAATGCCAAGGTCAACGGCGACAAGGCGAAGGACAAGCCGCTCGCCTCCAGCGATGTCTCCGCCACACTCGGCGAACTGACCAAGCTCGCCGGGCCGCGCGGCCTGAAGGTGCTGCCGGCCGGCGGCGCCGTCGACCAGAACGCGTTCGCGGTGACCAAGGAATTCGCCGCCAAGAACAACCTCAAGTCCCTTTCGGACCTGGGCGCGTCGAAGACGAAGGTGAAGATCGCCGCGGGTGACGAGTGCAAGGTCCGGCCGTTCTGCGAGCCGGGCCTGACGTCCACGTACGGCATCGACGTCACCGGCATCGACCCCAAGGGCGTCGGCACCCCCGGCGCCAAGCAGGCCGTCAAGGACGGGGTGGACCAGCTGGTGCTGACCACCACGACCGACGCGACCCTGGACACCTACGGCCTGGTGCTGCTCCAGGACGACAAGAAGCTCCAGAACGCGGACAACGTGCTGCCGGTCGTCAATGCGAAGGACGCGGGCGCGCCGGAGATAGCCGACGCGCTCGGCAAGCTGACCAAGGCCCTGACGACCGATGATCTGGTCGGCCTCAACCGCAAGGTCGATGCCGAGCGGGCCAAGCCGGCCGATGTCGCGAAGCAGTATCTCCAGTCGAAGGGACTGATCAAGAAGTAG
- a CDS encoding ABC transporter permease, with protein MGVFTQAWTWLTTGANWSGEDGAWHRLGEHVYVSALALVVSCLVALPLALWLGHIGKGGALAVNLSNIGRAIPVFAVLALFMVTPLRNAGYLPTVIALVLFAVPPLLTNAYVGMREVDRAAVEAARGMGMSGRQLFLQVELPLAYPLIMTGLRSAAVQIIATATIAAMAGLGGLGRIVTEGFAVYDTPQVVAGALLVAALALLVEGALVAVDRLFSPLRKRS; from the coding sequence ATGGGAGTCTTCACACAGGCCTGGACGTGGCTGACCACGGGCGCCAACTGGTCGGGGGAGGACGGCGCCTGGCACCGGCTCGGGGAGCACGTGTACGTCAGCGCGCTCGCCCTCGTCGTGTCCTGCCTGGTCGCCCTGCCGCTCGCGCTGTGGCTCGGGCACATCGGCAAGGGCGGTGCGCTCGCCGTCAACCTCTCCAACATCGGCCGGGCGATACCCGTCTTCGCGGTGCTCGCCCTGTTCATGGTGACGCCGCTGCGCAACGCGGGCTACCTGCCCACCGTGATCGCCCTGGTGCTGTTCGCGGTGCCGCCGCTGCTGACCAACGCGTACGTCGGGATGCGCGAGGTGGACCGGGCGGCGGTGGAGGCGGCGCGCGGCATGGGCATGTCGGGCCGCCAGCTCTTCCTCCAGGTCGAACTGCCCCTCGCCTATCCGCTGATCATGACGGGGCTCCGCTCGGCGGCGGTGCAGATCATCGCCACCGCGACCATCGCGGCGATGGCCGGCCTCGGCGGCCTCGGCCGGATCGTCACCGAGGGGTTCGCGGTCTACGACACCCCGCAGGTGGTGGCGGGCGCGCTGCTCGTGGCGGCGCTCGCCCTGCTCGTGGAGGGGGCTCTGGTGGCGGTCGACCGTCTCTTCAGCCCGCTGCGCAAGCGTTCGTGA
- a CDS encoding ABC transporter permease — MAQSCLAANDWICWEYVSSRSQELTDATVQHIWITAVSVLVGLLVAFPLALLARGRKGVAATVLGFTTVLYTVPSLAMFALLLPVFGLSAGLVITGLVLYSLTILVRNILAGLESVPSDALEAARGMGYGRIRLLFEVELPLALPALMAGLRIATVATVALTTIGSLVDHGGLGNLIEQGLPTFFKAQILTASVLCVVLAIAADLLLLGVQRLLTPWTRIRTAKAV, encoded by the coding sequence GTGGCGCAGAGCTGTCTTGCGGCGAACGACTGGATCTGCTGGGAGTACGTCAGTTCCCGCAGCCAGGAGCTGACCGACGCGACGGTCCAGCACATCTGGATCACCGCGGTGTCGGTCCTCGTGGGCCTGCTGGTCGCCTTCCCCCTCGCGCTGCTCGCGCGTGGGCGCAAGGGCGTCGCGGCCACCGTCCTCGGCTTCACGACCGTGCTCTACACGGTGCCCTCGCTCGCCATGTTCGCCCTGCTGCTCCCGGTGTTCGGCCTCTCGGCCGGCCTGGTGATCACGGGCCTTGTGCTGTACTCGCTGACGATCCTCGTGCGGAACATCCTGGCCGGGCTCGAATCGGTGCCGTCCGACGCCCTGGAGGCGGCCCGCGGCATGGGATACGGGCGCATACGGCTGCTGTTCGAGGTCGAGCTGCCGCTCGCGCTGCCCGCCCTGATGGCCGGGCTGCGGATCGCCACGGTCGCCACCGTCGCGCTGACCACGATCGGCTCCCTCGTCGACCACGGGGGCCTCGGCAACCTCATCGAGCAGGGCCTGCCCACCTTCTTCAAGGCGCAGATCCTCACCGCGTCCGTGCTGTGCGTGGTGCTCGCGATCGCCGCCGACCTGCTGCTCCTCGGCGTCCAGAGGCTGCTCACCCCGTGGACTCGTATCCGTACGGCGAAGGCGGTCTGA
- a CDS encoding ABC transporter ATP-binding protein, with the protein MIRFEHVTKRYADGTIAVDDLSFEVAEGELVTLVGPSGCGKTTTMKMVNRLIEPTGGRIFVDGEDIAAVDPVQLRRRIGYVIQQVGLFPHKTVLENTATVPHLLGVKKAKAHERAADLLDLVGLDPKTYGSRYPEQLSGGQRQRVGVARALAADPPVLLMDEPFGAVDPVVRERLQNEFLKLQSQVRKTVLFVTHDIEEAVRLGDRIAVYGQGSIEQFDAPAAVLGTPATDYVADFVGADRGLKRLSVTPIEESDLDQPPVVHLDDPLPADIARWAVVLDGDDHLHGWISGEQARRGTGTVREHARRMEAWLPVGASLKQAFATMLQHDAGWIAVIDREERGRFLGVLTPARLHEALRRSIDADANAVPRTAVKVESVESVSSR; encoded by the coding sequence ATGATCCGGTTCGAGCACGTCACCAAGCGGTACGCCGACGGCACCATCGCCGTGGACGATCTCTCCTTCGAGGTGGCCGAGGGTGAACTGGTCACCCTGGTCGGCCCCTCGGGATGCGGCAAGACCACCACGATGAAGATGGTCAACCGCCTCATCGAGCCGACCGGCGGGCGGATATTCGTGGACGGCGAGGACATAGCGGCGGTCGATCCGGTCCAGCTGAGGCGCCGCATCGGCTATGTGATCCAGCAGGTCGGGCTCTTCCCGCACAAGACGGTCCTGGAGAACACAGCGACCGTGCCGCACCTGCTCGGCGTCAAGAAGGCGAAGGCCCACGAGCGCGCGGCCGACCTGCTCGACCTGGTGGGGCTTGACCCGAAGACGTACGGGTCTCGCTACCCGGAACAGCTCTCCGGTGGACAGCGTCAACGGGTGGGCGTGGCACGGGCGTTGGCGGCCGATCCGCCCGTGCTACTGATGGACGAGCCGTTCGGCGCGGTCGACCCGGTGGTGCGCGAGCGACTCCAGAACGAGTTCCTCAAGCTCCAGTCGCAGGTGCGCAAGACCGTCCTGTTCGTCACCCACGACATCGAGGAGGCCGTCCGCCTCGGCGACCGCATCGCCGTCTACGGGCAGGGCTCCATCGAGCAGTTCGACGCACCCGCCGCCGTGCTCGGCACCCCCGCCACCGACTACGTGGCGGACTTCGTCGGCGCGGACCGCGGCCTCAAGCGCCTGTCGGTGACCCCCATCGAGGAGAGCGACCTCGACCAGCCGCCCGTGGTCCACCTCGACGACCCGCTGCCGGCCGACATCGCGCGCTGGGCGGTCGTCCTGGACGGCGACGACCATCTGCACGGCTGGATCTCCGGCGAGCAGGCCCGCCGCGGCACGGGCACGGTCCGCGAGCACGCCCGGCGCATGGAGGCCTGGCTGCCGGTCGGCGCCTCCCTCAAGCAGGCCTTCGCCACGATGCTCCAGCACGACGCCGGCTGGATCGCGGTCATCGACCGCGAGGAGCGCGGCCGCTTCCTCGGCGTGCTCACCCCGGCGCGCCTCCACGAGGCGCTGCGCCGCTCCATCGACGCGGACGCCAACGCGGTCCCCCGTACCGCGGTGAAGGTCGAATCGGTGGAGTCGGTCAGCTCGCGCTGA
- a CDS encoding alpha/beta hydrolase has protein sequence MGLTSNKVLALAVFLAVVLFAVTVWLWPRLARRSWKAVTGRIGLLLATQLAIFASVGLAANNSFLFYGSWADLFGQEQDMGKVVDHSAGGKDVQVVAKQKPDTPGAGKPQLGGEIQKIVLSGEKSGITSPAYVYLPPEYFQKAYENKTFPASVVLTGYPGTAENLLKGLRYPKTAWAQSKQKKMQPMILVMMRPTVAGQRDTECVDIPKGPQTETFFAKDVPGAISAHYRVGTKARNWGFIGNSTGGYCALKIGMHHPEQFAASAGLSAYYKAADDPTTGDLFHGDKHEQNRANLLWSLDHLPPAKSSFLVTSSESGEDNFKPTQAFIRKVKAPGRVSSITLDSGGHNFNTWRREIPPTLEWISGRLSAS, from the coding sequence ATGGGTCTCACGAGCAACAAGGTCCTGGCACTCGCCGTGTTCCTGGCGGTGGTGCTGTTCGCGGTCACCGTCTGGTTGTGGCCGCGCCTGGCGCGTCGCAGCTGGAAGGCCGTGACGGGCCGGATCGGGCTGCTGCTCGCGACCCAGCTGGCGATCTTCGCCTCGGTCGGACTCGCCGCCAACAACTCGTTCCTGTTCTACGGATCCTGGGCGGACCTGTTCGGCCAGGAACAGGACATGGGCAAGGTCGTCGACCACTCGGCGGGCGGCAAGGACGTCCAGGTCGTCGCGAAGCAGAAGCCGGACACCCCCGGCGCGGGAAAGCCGCAGCTGGGGGGAGAGATCCAGAAGATCGTGCTGTCCGGCGAGAAGTCGGGGATAACGAGCCCCGCCTACGTCTACCTGCCGCCCGAGTACTTCCAGAAGGCGTACGAGAACAAGACGTTTCCCGCCTCGGTCGTACTGACCGGCTACCCGGGCACCGCCGAGAACCTGCTCAAGGGGCTGCGCTATCCGAAGACGGCCTGGGCGCAGTCCAAGCAGAAGAAGATGCAGCCGATGATCCTGGTCATGATGCGCCCCACGGTGGCGGGCCAGCGCGACACCGAGTGCGTGGACATACCGAAGGGACCGCAGACCGAGACGTTCTTCGCCAAGGACGTTCCGGGCGCGATCTCCGCGCATTACCGGGTCGGCACCAAGGCCCGGAACTGGGGCTTCATCGGCAATTCGACCGGCGGCTACTGTGCCCTGAAGATCGGCATGCACCACCCGGAGCAATTCGCCGCGAGTGCGGGCCTCTCCGCGTACTACAAGGCGGCCGACGACCCGACGACCGGCGATCTCTTCCACGGCGACAAGCACGAGCAGAACCGCGCCAACCTGCTGTGGAGCCTGGACCACCTGCCGCCGGCCAAGTCGTCCTTCCTGGTGACCAGCTCCGAATCGGGCGAGGACAACTTCAAGCCGACCCAGGCCTTCATCAGGAAGGTGAAGGCGCCCGGCCGCGTCTCGTCCATCACGCTCGACAGCGGCGGGCACAACTTCAACACCTGGCGGCGCGAGATCCCGCCGACGCTGGAGTGGATCAGCGGCCGGCTCAGCGCGAGCTGA
- a CDS encoding phosphatidylglycerol lysyltransferase domain-containing protein, protein MSVRIDGDKNGSVPTRVRKVLRGPRPESVPKLVGTACTIVGLLDVAAGVFDRVRHSRFHTVSEVLPGTFGPFAAAVALSAGILLLLLAHGLKRRKRRAWRAAVVLLPIGAVAQFWYRHSVVGVLISLVLLTLLVRHRSEFNALPDPRSRWKAVANFFLMGAGSLGLGLVIVSVHPHRTVGNPSIVDRIQHVMFGLFGVEGPVEYQGKTSWTVGYSLGALGLLTAITTIYLAFRPEHPAARLTEDDEHKLRELLARHGARDSLGHFALRRDKAVVFSPSGKAAVTYRVVSGVMLASGDPIGDVEAWPGAIERFMDEAKAHSWTPAVVGCSETGGEVWTRETGLDALELGDEAVVDVADFSLAGRAMRNVRQMVKRIERNGYETRVRRVRDLSDGELERIRRAAEDWRGTDTERGFSMALGRIGDPNDGDCVIATAHKADDEGTAPSPYGDLKAILHFVPWGKDGMSLEMMRRDRAADPGMNELLIVASLQACEKIGVKQVSLNFAMFRSALARGEKIGAGPVLRLWRGLLVFLSRWFQIESLYKFNAKFQPRWEPRFMVYRAHADLPRIGFAVMQAEGFVNLGLPAPLARLTRAARRERACAHAPKEPGVRPA, encoded by the coding sequence ATGTCTGTCAGGATAGATGGGGACAAAAACGGATCGGTTCCGACTCGTGTACGAAAGGTCCTCCGCGGGCCGCGCCCCGAGTCGGTTCCCAAGCTGGTCGGTACGGCCTGCACGATCGTGGGCCTCCTGGACGTCGCGGCCGGAGTCTTCGATCGCGTCCGGCACAGTCGGTTCCACACCGTCAGCGAGGTGCTGCCGGGCACCTTCGGCCCCTTCGCGGCGGCCGTGGCGCTCAGCGCCGGCATCCTGCTGCTGCTCCTCGCGCACGGCCTGAAGCGCCGCAAGCGGCGCGCCTGGCGGGCCGCCGTGGTGCTGCTGCCCATCGGGGCGGTGGCCCAGTTCTGGTACCGGCACTCCGTCGTCGGCGTGCTGATCTCATTGGTACTTCTCACGCTGCTCGTCCGCCACCGGAGCGAGTTCAACGCGCTGCCCGACCCGCGCAGCCGCTGGAAGGCCGTGGCGAACTTCTTCCTGATGGGAGCGGGGTCGCTGGGCCTCGGCCTGGTCATCGTGAGCGTCCACCCGCACCGCACGGTGGGCAATCCGAGCATCGTGGACCGCATCCAGCACGTGATGTTCGGCCTGTTCGGCGTGGAGGGGCCGGTCGAGTACCAGGGCAAGACCAGCTGGACCGTCGGGTACTCGCTCGGCGCGCTCGGCCTGCTCACCGCGATCACCACGATCTACCTGGCGTTCCGCCCCGAGCACCCGGCCGCGCGCCTCACCGAGGACGACGAGCACAAGCTGCGCGAGCTGCTCGCCAGGCACGGCGCCCGTGACTCGCTCGGCCACTTCGCGCTGCGCCGCGACAAGGCCGTCGTCTTCTCGCCCAGCGGCAAGGCGGCCGTGACCTACCGCGTGGTCTCCGGTGTGATGCTCGCCTCGGGCGACCCGATCGGTGACGTCGAGGCCTGGCCCGGCGCCATCGAGCGCTTCATGGACGAGGCCAAGGCCCACTCGTGGACCCCGGCGGTCGTCGGCTGCTCCGAGACCGGCGGCGAGGTCTGGACCCGCGAGACCGGGCTCGACGCGCTGGAGCTGGGTGACGAGGCGGTGGTGGACGTCGCGGATTTCTCCCTCGCCGGACGCGCCATGCGGAACGTACGCCAGATGGTCAAGCGCATCGAGCGCAATGGCTACGAAACCCGCGTGCGGCGCGTTCGTGACCTCTCCGACGGGGAGCTGGAGCGCATCCGCCGGGCCGCGGAGGACTGGCGCGGCACCGACACCGAGCGCGGCTTCTCGATGGCGCTCGGCCGCATCGGCGACCCGAACGACGGGGACTGCGTGATCGCGACGGCCCACAAGGCCGACGACGAGGGCACCGCGCCCTCCCCCTACGGCGACCTGAAGGCCATCCTGCACTTCGTCCCCTGGGGCAAGGACGGAATGTCCCTGGAGATGATGCGCCGCGACCGTGCGGCGGACCCCGGCATGAACGAGCTCCTGATCGTGGCGTCGCTCCAGGCCTGCGAGAAGATCGGCGTGAAGCAGGTCTCCCTCAACTTCGCGATGTTCCGCTCGGCGCTGGCGCGCGGCGAGAAGATCGGGGCGGGGCCGGTGCTGCGCCTGTGGCGCGGCCTCCTGGTCTTCCTCTCCCGCTGGTTCCAGATCGAGTCCCTCTACAAGTTCAACGCGAAGTTCCAGCCGCGGTGGGAGCCGCGCTTCATGGTGTACCGGGCCCATGCCGACCTTCCTCGCATCGGGTTCGCCGTGATGCAGGCGGAAGGCTTCGTGAACCTGGGTCTGCCGGCGCCGCTCGCTCGCCTCACGCGGGCCGCGCGGCGCGAACGGGCCTGCGCCCACGCCCCGAAAGAACCCGGCGTACGCCCGGCCTGA
- a CDS encoding MFS transporter: MTTNQRPSGGTGLVLVLGLAAMVVSMMQTLVVPILGTIQSDLGTTTSGVSWVTTATLLSAAVFTPLLGRFGDMHGKKPTLIGVLVVMVVGSVLAATTSSLVLLIVGRVLQGAATAIFPLALSVLREEIPPQKLHGAMALVSGTLAFGSGLALVGAGLLTQGSHPDYHRVFWLAVILAVVALIAVVVVVPASRTKTGGRTDWLGAATLAAFLVMLLLPISQGHEWGWSSGRTVGFFVGAVVMAAVWVLVERKVAAPMVDMRMFAHRPVLFTNLAGLLLGFAMFSQFIGVSYLVQMPDRLTGYGFSASVLRASVEYLLPTTLVSLIAAPLGGLLVGRIGARFTLAAGAAFGVLGFAWLTGAHDSTSSVILAGMLIGAAISFGYAAMPALIVASVPHHQTGIANGINSISRSVGSAIASAVITSLLASKVLSGLPAGVPPLPAESQFTLSFALAGVAFVLVVGVALVGLSSDGLRARRVAASSKTPDPELQQA, from the coding sequence GTGACCACTAACCAACGCCCCAGCGGCGGCACCGGGCTCGTCCTGGTCCTCGGACTCGCCGCCATGGTCGTCTCGATGATGCAGACCCTGGTGGTGCCGATCCTCGGCACCATCCAGAGCGACCTCGGCACCACCACGTCCGGCGTCAGCTGGGTCACCACCGCGACCCTGCTCTCCGCGGCCGTCTTCACCCCGCTGCTCGGCCGCTTCGGCGACATGCACGGCAAGAAGCCGACCCTGATCGGGGTGCTCGTGGTCATGGTCGTGGGCTCCGTGCTCGCCGCCACCACCAGCTCGCTCGTGCTGCTGATCGTCGGCCGGGTGCTCCAGGGCGCGGCCACCGCGATCTTCCCGCTGGCTCTTTCCGTCCTGCGCGAGGAGATACCGCCGCAGAAGCTCCACGGCGCGATGGCGCTGGTCAGCGGCACGCTCGCGTTCGGCAGCGGGCTCGCCCTCGTCGGCGCGGGCCTGCTCACGCAGGGCTCGCACCCCGACTACCACCGGGTGTTCTGGCTCGCCGTGATCCTCGCGGTCGTCGCCCTCATCGCCGTCGTCGTGGTCGTGCCGGCCTCCCGTACGAAGACGGGCGGACGCACCGACTGGCTCGGCGCCGCCACCCTGGCCGCCTTCCTCGTGATGCTCCTGCTGCCCATCTCGCAGGGCCACGAGTGGGGCTGGTCCTCCGGTCGTACGGTCGGGTTCTTCGTCGGTGCGGTCGTGATGGCCGCGGTCTGGGTCCTCGTCGAGCGCAAGGTCGCCGCGCCCATGGTCGACATGCGGATGTTCGCGCACCGGCCGGTGCTCTTCACCAACCTGGCCGGGCTGCTCCTCGGCTTCGCGATGTTCTCCCAGTTCATCGGCGTCTCCTACCTGGTGCAGATGCCGGACCGCCTCACCGGGTACGGGTTCTCCGCCTCGGTGCTGCGCGCGTCCGTCGAGTACCTGCTGCCCACCACCCTCGTCTCGCTGATCGCCGCGCCGCTCGGCGGGCTGCTCGTGGGGCGGATCGGGGCGCGCTTCACCCTCGCGGCGGGTGCGGCCTTCGGCGTGCTCGGCTTCGCCTGGCTGACCGGGGCGCACGACTCGACGTCGTCCGTCATCCTCGCGGGCATGCTCATCGGTGCCGCGATCAGCTTCGGGTACGCGGCGATGCCGGCACTCATCGTGGCGAGTGTCCCGCACCACCAGACGGGGATCGCGAACGGGATCAACTCGATCTCGCGGTCGGTCGGTTCGGCGATCGCCAGTGCGGTGATCACGTCGTTGCTCGCGTCGAAGGTGCTGTCCGGGTTGCCGGCCGGGGTGCCGCCGCTGCCGGCGGAGAGCCAGTTCACGCTGTCGTTCGCGCTGGCCGGGGTGGCGTTCGTGCTGGTGGTGGGTGTGGCCTTGGTGGGGTTGTCGTCCGACGGGTTGCGTGCGCGGCGGGTCGCGGCGTCCTCGAAGACCCCGGATCCCGAGCTCCAGCAGGCCTAG
- a CDS encoding MarR family winged helix-turn-helix transcriptional regulator has translation MPGTRPTAVSNLTLMDAIWDSLAGFYGDFTSAAADQGLTSSQAKTLTVLRRGPASMRSLATTLHCDASNVTGIIDRLEARALVRREPSPTDRRVKNVVLTDDGTRIVETVRTGMLATHAALDSLPDADRVALHDLLERLFPAPGHGPVTPA, from the coding sequence ATGCCTGGAACCCGCCCCACCGCCGTCAGCAACCTCACGCTCATGGACGCCATCTGGGACTCCCTGGCCGGCTTCTACGGCGACTTCACGTCGGCCGCCGCCGACCAGGGCCTCACCTCCAGCCAGGCCAAGACCCTGACCGTGCTGCGCCGGGGCCCCGCCTCCATGCGCTCGCTCGCCACCACGCTGCACTGCGACGCCTCCAACGTGACCGGGATCATCGACCGCCTCGAAGCACGCGCCCTGGTGCGCCGCGAGCCGAGCCCCACCGACCGGCGCGTCAAGAACGTCGTCCTCACCGACGACGGGACGCGCATCGTGGAGACGGTCAGGACGGGCATGCTCGCCACCCACGCCGCGCTCGACTCGCTGCCCGACGCCGACCGCGTCGCCCTGCACGACCTCCTGGAGCGCCTCTTCCCCGCCCCCGGGCATGGTCCGGTTACTCCTGCCTGA
- the folP gene encoding dihydropteroate synthase, whose amino-acid sequence MSTLNGLPNGRGTVAGLPAWDRCAVMGVVNVTPDSFSDGGRWFDTSIAVKRGLDLVTEGADLVDVGGESTRPGASRVDEAEELRRVVPVVRGLVAEGVTVSVDTMRARVAEQAITAGAVLVNDVSGGLADPAMIPAVADTGAPFVVMHWRGFSQDMNSRAVYADVVSEVVAELRLRVEAVIEGGIAPERLVIDPGLGFAKQAGHDLALVAHLARLRALGHPVLVAASRKRFLGHVLAGEEGAPPPARERDAATAAVSAIAAHEGAWAVRVHEVRATADAVRVARAVEGAR is encoded by the coding sequence ATGAGTACGTTGAACGGGCTGCCGAACGGGCGGGGGACCGTCGCCGGGCTGCCCGCGTGGGACCGCTGCGCGGTCATGGGCGTGGTCAATGTGACGCCCGACTCCTTCTCCGACGGCGGCCGGTGGTTCGACACCTCGATCGCCGTCAAGCGCGGCCTCGACCTCGTCACCGAGGGCGCCGACCTCGTGGACGTCGGCGGCGAGTCGACCCGCCCCGGCGCCTCGCGCGTGGACGAGGCCGAGGAGCTGCGCCGCGTCGTCCCCGTCGTGCGCGGCCTGGTCGCCGAGGGCGTCACCGTCTCCGTCGACACCATGCGTGCCCGCGTCGCCGAGCAGGCGATCACCGCCGGCGCGGTCCTGGTCAACGACGTCAGCGGCGGCCTCGCGGACCCCGCGATGATCCCCGCCGTCGCCGACACCGGCGCCCCCTTCGTCGTCATGCACTGGCGCGGCTTCAGCCAGGACATGAACAGCCGCGCGGTCTACGCCGACGTGGTGAGCGAGGTCGTCGCCGAGCTGCGCCTGCGCGTGGAGGCCGTCATCGAGGGCGGTATCGCCCCCGAGCGCCTCGTGATCGACCCCGGCCTCGGCTTCGCCAAGCAGGCCGGCCACGACCTCGCGCTCGTCGCCCACCTCGCCCGGCTCCGCGCGCTCGGGCACCCCGTCCTGGTCGCGGCCTCCCGCAAGCGGTTCCTCGGCCACGTCCTGGCCGGCGAGGAGGGTGCGCCGCCGCCCGCCCGCGAGCGCGACGCGGCCACCGCCGCCGTCTCCGCCATAGCCGCTCACGAGGGCGCCTGGGCCGTGCGCGTCCACGAGGTCCGCGCCACCGCCGACGCCGTCCGCGTGGCCCGCGCCGTCGAGGGAGCCCGGTGA